The genomic region ACTATAACAGACATAATCATTACTAACATATGAAtcgaattatatttatatatgtatgtattatgctTGCATTTGTGTAGATATTTATTCATGAAAATTCTACATATACAACTTTTTCTATCCCTATATACGATGTAATGCTTTTAGAACTGAACAGATATTGCtaattatatacaatatcatttattaaaaaggagtaaaagtaatataataaaaagaatcaaatatataaattctatTATACCCTTAAATTAAATCTCaagtaaaagtaaaatttataaatttacaacttttcataaaattcctttttcatttttaattgttttataatttttatacatataataaattaaaatttttacgtttattttgaatttcatcttattattgttaatatttatttatcttaaaatacccgttattattttttccccttttaaaaaatgaaaaatacgAAATATATGATGTTCACAAATATACGTATGTTCGCTACTGTTCATATTAACATTTAGGGAAAACTTTCGTTCTAGTAATAaagatttaaatttttttttttatgtaattaaagCGTGTagctataaaaaataaaaaaagaatttatattattatgtctcaaaaaatgaatttctTCCAAATTGATCTAAGGTAAATTTTAAGACCCagatattaacaaaaattcaAGGAAGAATAacgattttttatttatacttataaaCACCATTTTATTCTTTGCTTTTCTTTTGAATTGTACTTTtggattaataaaaatatcacgtatgaaaaaatatatatacatatatatgtaaactttttaattctttttaaaaatctaAATTCGAATctaaagaatttttttttcaaaaaatgttaataattttatttagtcTCTTCAAGAACAGATGAGAATTAATAAAGCTGCTTCAAATgacaaaatggaaaataaaaagtacaaAAGACGGAAATAACACATGAATGGATATAGAACGAATGGATTATTTGGATGATGCAAATTCAAACAGGTTTTAAGTATTTTTGCTTGCCTGTAGATAATCAAAACAAGAAGTAAATCAAATCAAAAGAACAAAGAACTTGAAAAATGAATAGGCAGCATCGAGTTTAAATCGACGAATTAGGTTCAAACACACACAAAACAGTGGATGTAAATCtgatattttgaaaaaaatatatacttggGATGACGCTCACCCACAGGAATGtattaaaatagaaataaaaatattgtgtggaaatatattgataaaaatatattaatgaaaatgagtagaaattaaaaaaatggaattaatagagaatgaataaaatgaaaaaataagcaaatgcaaaaatgaaaatttaacaaAGATACACACTGGACAATAATTCCAGCGCTTCAGTTGCACAGACAATCTTCTACacacataataaattatatacaaaaagtaaagcaaattaaaatatataaataacagaGAAAAAGAGTGTTCATTCAGTCGGTTAGAAACTATACTAAAACACTATATAAATAACGCGTTTAGAATAAGATCAGAATGTaaaaatcataaaatttttttatttaataactgCATAGAACAGTTAATAATCACATGTATGAGTAACAATGGAATCAATAACcaagaaaggaaaaagaattaatttagaaaaaaaataatatcaaaataaataatcttTTGAAGTTAAtgaagatatattattttataatttctagTTACTAATTTAAGTTGTACACCACAAATGATGAACAAGGAATAAATGAAAGaatgaataatttataaaacagAAATAACCCAATTTACCTTATAGAATTTTTAGAATTTATCAAATCTATTATAATTAGGTCAGtataagttaaaaaaaatatatatatatgaataatattatgctTATGGAATAGTAAACGTACAAGggttttaaatgtaaaaactCGAATAGATTGAAagcataattatttaaatgataaatcaTGTTTCTACATAATActaaagaaatttttttttttttttttgatgtttatatattaatgttcaTTTATACGGAAGTGCTGTttgttatatgtattatttgtttataagtttcttaaattatcaaaaaaaagaaaatgattttcttaaatagtaatttttttgtccttcattatgtataataaaatttatcttAAAATAAAGTACTCGTTAATGTTCCTTCACTAATAACCtctcattattttcatagttttttccatatatgcTCTTAATGTTTACTTAtaagttttaataaatattattttttcccccatacatttttaaattaatatgtgaattatgatatataaatgataatatttattaaagcaaacaaacgaaaaaaagacatcagctttttaaattatattttttcatatataactCTATGATTGTTTCTACATAAAACTATAGAATTTAACGTTGCAAATTAACGTTCATTCAGGTAATTTGTAagaatattcataaaattaatattatattattaagttTATTCTCATTCTGCttctacattattatatatataaacatttttttttacgtgtgattaaaataattactaGAAATTATACTACCAATTAATGTTAAATGTAATTAagtaatttttcttatttttcgttCTATATTACATGTACTTGAAACATGGTTTATAAATTCCATTTTGTACCTGTTACATTTCTTACatcaaatttattattattatttagcaTACCTATTaagcaatatttttattttattttattattatttttttttttatttgataaataaacttacataaaatatatatatttatataaatgtatatattacgcatgtgtattatttttattttcctaattttttttagtaactTATTTGTTTTCCTTACCATTAAATTAATCATATTaacacaataaaatatactagcaaataattttttcaatgttttttccattacataaatataaaatgaatgatGATACAatctatttatttcatacataaaacttatttttaagttgttttaaattataattttttacactATTAAATCACATACATtccaatatatattttcttcatgggtttattataatttattaaaaagaataaaaccCATAACGAAGAGGAAATTATTCTATAAAGtatcaaaaatttatattatgataatgatataaatattttatcataatacAGATTGACACAttctatattataaataataatacttgtTCTATTCAATTTGATATCATGAACTTCCTAAAgtatcataattatttaattttaaatgcttcataattttttaaaataaattcttatcttcattatttaatgttacgaattaatttaattcttttgttatcattattatttattaaataaccTTAACCCAATTTTTTcgtttaaaaaagtattcaaaaaaatatttcatttatattattttattcttatttgtcttattttgatataaaaaaaaaaatatatatatagttacaTAATTCTTCTGAACCAACCcttatgaaatttattttaccataattctgaaaaaaattattaaaatatttttttaagaaataaattctatggtatatacataattaaataatgtttttccttttttcattatattgttttctttttaagaGGGACGATgctaatatttaataataatgaaaacaataataaatgataaggtaattaaaaaaacaacctatcattttttctattaccACATTAGCATTACActaaactattttttttttttttttcccatgcCAACCTACATTCTCCtcgtattttttaatttttttattttttttaaagttcaaataatatattatatgaaaaaataaataagccAAAATAGTTAAAAGTTTAATGaagtgttttttttattatgaaataaacaaaaataatctatattaaaatattcaacaTCCATAATAAAAAGCTTGTAATCATTCTGTCAGTACTAGGTCCCATTAGTCCaataagatttatttttatactagaatactaaaaaaaaaaagtaagacaaaatatgtgtatattaaagcatacatatattataaatgttatatttttttattttctttatttaattttcacttttttttttatatatatatttattttaataactaGTTAAATCTGTATTTTATGTTCCATTAATTTAattgttttcttttaatttatatttttattattttagaacaattaatataatagaaGAATACTATGACATCATGAACggtacataaaaataaaaaaatatgaatctgtaataaaaaagaatgttccttatataaaatatgttaaactgttatgataaataaatgtatgtgtatttatatgaacttatttaaattttgtaaaaatagaaTACAAATAATAGGTGGATCCCTCTGATtgattaaatatacatatatatatatgatttatttttaattgttttaaaaaatattttgtgcGGCGTACTTTTTTAAGGTGATCTATTatttgaaagaaaaataaatatactaatTGATTAAGActtaaattttattgaacatgtatcatacatatattgattaaaataattcatttaaataataaaattaatttctataaaaataactttcAATATTTGTTCACATTagaatcatatttttaaaaaaaatgttacaataaaaaatacatatgtcGAACATGTGAAATCGTTTAATcatcatataataattcgtagaatatatttatggaaataataaattaaatttgttttattgattacattttattttctctaatattttattacgacattttatatttaactctacctgtttttcttctttctttctttttttttttttttatggttctttcaaaaagaaaaacataaatatgcaATATTTAGAATTTTACTTTGATTATTAtaagatattttaaaatttacagAGAAAAttctcatttatttaaaagatatatatatttttttttattagtgtATTCCAAACATGGAAGCATATAGTACTATAGAAGATAACACTTTATCACGTCATAATGCAGACAGTCAAACAAAATATGACCTAGAAGTAGAGAGTGAAGCGTTAGAAAGTTATTATGGTCCAGAGAGCGATTCTCCAGAAACATATAATGAATTAGATATTGATGAATTACAAAATAGTGGGATGGAAGTAGATGAGGAAGTTGATACTTTGGACATTAGCAATACTGAAAGTTTTTCTATGGAAAATGGTATTGGAGAAGATATGGATCATGGTGTAAGTGCAGATGATGAACCAATGAATTTTGATGTAACGGATACGAATGCAGTTATTAATAATGATGTACTATTAACAGATATATTCGGAAAAGATATCCTAATTAAGTGAGAagatttatctttttttcaaaaattaaaattaaagataGAGACCTTTTATCTTTCAAGTCAATTAtgagcttttttttttcatttttaatccTTTTGTTCTTTACTGTAATGTTTAATTAACTTTTAAAGCAAATGATTATGGTAATCTAAGAATAACGTACATCTCTGTACAAAAGcgttttgtataattttaataattgaaataaactgtagaaatataattctgtaaaaacatttgaaatattgcttttattattttatcctatcattttttccttctattttatcttattattttattttatcatattttttatttaatttaattttttttttttttcttttagtCTTTTCAGATCCATAGAAACAGAATTAGAGAGGAACATTACAAGtcagtaaatatttatgaacaaaGTCCATCATTGCAATATTGGAAAGAAAACCGGAGGAATAACTGGAAGACATAATTGGATAATTGGGAACGATTCAGTATATCCATAGGAGATAAAGAAAACAAATGTCTTagagaaaaagataaagcTTGGCTTAATGGACATAAATCGAcggaaaaatatatggatacattatataatgaacataTAGATAAAGAATACAAATCcgatttttttgaaaaatagtTAAATTGGGATGAAAAAAGTGAGGAAATTGAATGAGAACAGAAAAacacaatataaaaaatatgaggaaaaaaaatggatgtgtgaaaataaattctttttagaTGATTTTACCTCAAAAGAATGAATGGActggaaaaaggaaaaaattatatcatgGTTAATGATCGACTGGAAACTCAAAGTGATACAGTACTGGTATAATTGGGAGAGTACAAAATGGCTGACGTGGGTACCTTCAAAAGACAATTAAGACTGAAATAAATAGTAAGGAAGAGTATGTATGGAATGGAAAGAATGGGATAATTGAGT from Plasmodium malariae genome assembly, chromosome: 11 harbors:
- the PmUG01_11015500 gene encoding uncharacterized protein — its product is MEAYSTIEDNTLSRHNADSQTKYDLEVESEALESYYGPESDSPETYNELDIDELQNSGMEVDEEVDTLDISNTESFSMENGIGEDMDHGVSADDEPMNFDVTDTNAVINNDVLLTDIFGKDILIK